Proteins found in one Candidatus Dadabacteria bacterium genomic segment:
- the pyrF gene encoding orotidine-5'-phosphate decarboxylase, whose amino-acid sequence MSVAAADRLILALDFPSIRTASVFALGCAGRVGAYKVGPVMFFAEGPKVIGWLQDKCGGGIFLDLKFHDIPNTVAGAVSRISRFGVDMFTVHSLGGEKMIRAAVETAKEGAEKLELPRPKVIAVTVLTSHDGAEVKKLFGGDSISAALRLAETAERGGADGLVCSGMEIEPLRKEFGDRFKLIVPGVRLESSDSNDQSRTVTPKEAVEMGADYLVIGRAVTQADDPVRALEEIAGAVE is encoded by the coding sequence CAGACTCATACTCGCTCTTGACTTCCCTTCAATACGCACCGCTTCGGTTTTTGCCCTTGGGTGTGCGGGCAGGGTGGGAGCCTACAAGGTGGGTCCCGTGATGTTTTTTGCCGAGGGTCCCAAGGTCATCGGCTGGCTTCAGGACAAGTGCGGCGGCGGGATTTTTCTTGATCTGAAATTTCATGACATTCCCAACACGGTGGCGGGCGCGGTCTCCAGAATATCGCGCTTTGGCGTTGACATGTTCACCGTCCATTCCCTCGGCGGTGAAAAGATGATTCGCGCCGCGGTTGAGACTGCAAAGGAGGGGGCGGAAAAACTGGAATTGCCGAGACCGAAGGTCATTGCCGTAACGGTTCTGACAAGCCATGACGGGGCGGAGGTGAAAAAACTTTTCGGCGGCGATTCAATTTCCGCCGCCCTGCGTCTTGCGGAAACGGCGGAGAGGGGCGGCGCGGACGGGCTTGTCTGTTCCGGCATGGAGATTGAGCCGTTAAGAAAAGAGTTCGGCGACAGGTTCAAACTTATAGTTCCCGGAGTGCGTCTTGAGAGTTCGGATTCAAACGACCAGAGCAGGACGGTTACGCCAAAAGAGGCGGTTGAAATGGGCGCGGATTATCTTGTTATCGGCAGAGCGGTTACGCAGGCGGATGACCCGGTGAGGGCGCTTGAAGAGATTGCAGGAGCGGTTGAGTAG